A genomic window from Micromonospora violae includes:
- a CDS encoding helix-turn-helix domain-containing protein — MLGDRLRDLRQQHSLTLRQLATAADVSPALLSQIENGATDPSLSTLRKLAQVFDTSIAELFSEPEAPPVHVSRVGARTRLAAPPGQITYERLTPGRGDLEVLQAHLAPGDASSAEPWAHPSTECAIVITGAVVAEIGGESYTLTAGESVTFDSRLAHLYRNASDQPAHLIIAVTPPTP; from the coding sequence ATGCTCGGTGACCGACTCCGCGACCTGCGTCAGCAGCACTCCCTCACGCTGCGTCAGCTCGCCACAGCCGCCGACGTGTCCCCCGCCCTGCTCAGCCAGATCGAGAACGGCGCGACCGACCCCAGCCTGTCCACCCTGCGGAAACTCGCCCAGGTCTTCGACACCTCGATCGCGGAGCTGTTCTCCGAGCCCGAGGCGCCACCCGTGCACGTCAGCCGCGTCGGCGCGCGGACCAGGCTGGCCGCACCACCCGGCCAGATCACCTACGAACGACTCACCCCCGGCCGTGGCGACCTGGAGGTGCTCCAAGCCCACCTCGCGCCCGGCGACGCCAGCTCGGCGGAGCCGTGGGCGCACCCGTCGACCGAATGCGCGATCGTCATCACCGGCGCGGTCGTCGCCGAAATCGGCGGCGAGTCGTACACCCTCACCGCCGGCGAGTCGGTCACCTTCGACTCCCGCCTGGCACACCTTTACCGCAACGCCAGCGACCAGCCCGCCCACCTGATCATCGCGGTGACGCCACCGACTCCCTGA
- a CDS encoding helix-turn-helix transcriptional regulator: protein MRDEEPGDGHRLGSYLRARRELVSPAQVGLPTGGKRRVPGLRREEVALLAGISPDYYLRLERGRDKNPSPQVLESLARVLQLDDIERTYLLDLAAARPRAPRRKRSEHVPARVYELLAHLQIPAFVEGRAFDVLASNPMAVALSPRLRPGQNRLRSLLLDPEEQAFHQDWTKATADFIATLRTTIGDDIDNPRFVELVGELALSSQRFRTLWARHDVRSLDGGTTTVHHPVVGELRLHRDKLPIGDVILVVYYPDKDSDSDEKLRLLAALAQTETAAGHAPVGQPDASSDRPTRSQR from the coding sequence ATGAGGGATGAGGAACCGGGCGACGGCCACCGGCTGGGTAGCTACCTTCGTGCCCGGCGCGAGTTGGTCTCACCGGCGCAGGTGGGCCTCCCGACCGGCGGTAAGCGCCGCGTGCCCGGCCTGCGACGTGAGGAAGTCGCCCTGCTCGCCGGCATCAGCCCCGACTACTACCTGCGCCTGGAGCGGGGCCGGGACAAGAACCCCTCACCACAGGTCCTCGAATCACTCGCGCGCGTCCTGCAACTCGATGACATCGAGCGGACGTATCTGCTCGACCTCGCCGCGGCGCGCCCCAGGGCGCCGCGCCGCAAACGGTCCGAGCACGTACCGGCGCGGGTCTACGAACTGCTCGCCCACCTGCAGATCCCCGCGTTCGTCGAAGGACGCGCGTTCGACGTGCTGGCTTCCAACCCGATGGCCGTCGCGCTGTCCCCGCGCCTGCGGCCGGGTCAGAACCGGCTTCGTTCGCTCCTGCTTGATCCCGAGGAACAAGCCTTCCACCAGGACTGGACGAAGGCCACCGCCGACTTCATCGCCACCCTCCGCACCACCATCGGCGACGACATCGACAACCCTCGGTTCGTCGAGCTGGTCGGAGAACTCGCCCTGTCCAGTCAACGGTTTCGCACCCTGTGGGCGCGGCACGATGTCCGCAGTCTCGACGGCGGCACGACCACGGTCCACCATCCCGTCGTCGGTGAACTGCGCCTGCACCGGGACAAACTCCCCATCGGCGACGTCATCCTCGTCGTCTACTACCCGGACAAGGACAGCGACAGCGACGAGAAGCTGCGGCTCCTGGCGGCACTCGCACAAACCGAGACCGCCGCCGGCCACGCACCGGTGGGGCAGCCCGACGCGTCGTCGGACCGCCCCACCCGTTCGCAGCGCTGA
- a CDS encoding Xaa-Pro dipeptidyl-peptidase: protein MRRPRHPALLSVGVAGALVLSAAPPAAAAPPSPTTPTGIVVSDGMTQPVFSLADAIEERVFVQTPVDTDHDGRPDRVAIDISRPRETATQGFKVPVIFEHSPYRKGTWGDVPYPSVLVDDLPQNGLTDRSGRRALDAGAQRAQAKANLPGSLDDYYVPRGYAVVLGQSVGTGDSDGCPTSGDQAETLGTKAVIDWLNGRAKGYDANGAPVAAGWSTGAVGMTGVSYNGTLPNQVATTGVKGLKTIVPVSAISSWYDYYRANGLVVAPGTFQGEDLDILAQYTAGQARAEGPCADELADITAKQDRVTGDYSTFWQDRDYLDARDVKASVFVVHGLNDWNVKTEHFAGWWDQLAKRDVPRKIWLHQGGHGGPGNTASVTLPDGRTWTYKQTENRWFDFWLWNVRNGIMDEPTAVLQREDRAYTTYANWPDPAAREVGLRFAATDATTPGALTTGKPPKGKVEQSFVDEGRTIHPDTLVSNPDTASANRLAYRSPELTRSVRISGRPEMRLRMAIDNKPDANLTAYLVDYGPAGSTAAPTVVTRGWMDPQNRKSAARTEPVKQGKLYDYRWTMEPKDYVFPAGHRIGVVVFSSDQEYTLLPLGGTELRVAPNDSELRLPVVGGRAVLGF, encoded by the coding sequence ATGCGTCGACCCCGTCATCCGGCACTCCTGAGCGTCGGCGTAGCCGGCGCCCTGGTCCTCAGCGCAGCCCCACCAGCGGCTGCGGCTCCGCCCTCGCCCACCACGCCCACCGGCATCGTGGTCAGCGACGGCATGACCCAACCGGTGTTCTCGCTCGCCGACGCGATCGAGGAGCGGGTGTTCGTCCAGACCCCGGTGGACACCGACCACGACGGTCGACCCGACCGGGTGGCGATCGACATCTCCCGCCCCCGGGAGACCGCCACGCAGGGCTTCAAGGTGCCGGTCATCTTCGAGCACAGCCCGTACCGCAAGGGCACCTGGGGTGACGTGCCGTACCCGAGCGTGCTCGTCGACGACCTGCCGCAGAACGGCCTGACCGACCGCTCCGGCCGTCGCGCACTCGACGCCGGCGCACAGCGGGCCCAGGCGAAGGCCAACCTGCCCGGCTCGCTGGACGACTACTACGTGCCCCGTGGGTACGCGGTGGTGCTCGGCCAGAGCGTCGGCACCGGCGACTCGGACGGCTGCCCGACCAGCGGCGACCAGGCCGAAACGCTCGGCACCAAGGCGGTCATCGACTGGCTCAACGGCCGGGCGAAGGGGTACGACGCGAACGGCGCCCCGGTCGCCGCCGGCTGGAGCACCGGCGCGGTCGGCATGACCGGTGTCTCCTACAACGGGACGCTGCCCAACCAGGTGGCCACCACCGGCGTCAAGGGGCTCAAGACCATCGTCCCGGTCTCCGCGATCAGCAGCTGGTACGACTACTACCGGGCCAACGGCCTGGTCGTCGCGCCCGGGACGTTCCAGGGCGAGGACCTCGACATCCTGGCCCAGTACACCGCCGGGCAGGCACGCGCCGAGGGGCCCTGCGCCGACGAGCTCGCGGACATCACCGCGAAGCAGGACCGGGTCACCGGCGACTACTCGACGTTCTGGCAGGACCGTGACTACCTCGACGCCCGCGACGTCAAGGCCAGCGTCTTCGTCGTCCACGGCCTCAACGACTGGAACGTGAAGACCGAGCACTTCGCCGGCTGGTGGGACCAGCTCGCCAAGCGCGACGTACCGCGCAAGATCTGGCTGCACCAGGGCGGGCACGGCGGCCCCGGCAACACCGCATCGGTGACCCTGCCGGACGGCCGGACGTGGACGTACAAGCAGACCGAGAACCGCTGGTTCGACTTCTGGCTGTGGAACGTGCGCAACGGCATCATGGACGAGCCGACGGCGGTGCTCCAGCGCGAGGACCGCGCCTACACCACGTACGCCAACTGGCCCGACCCGGCCGCCCGGGAGGTCGGCCTGCGCTTCGCGGCCACCGACGCCACCACGCCGGGCGCGCTCACCACCGGCAAGCCCCCCAAGGGCAAGGTGGAGCAGAGCTTCGTCGACGAGGGCCGGACCATCCACCCGGACACCCTGGTGTCCAACCCGGACACCGCCAGCGCCAACCGGCTCGCCTACCGTTCCCCCGAGCTGACGCGGAGCGTGCGCATCTCCGGGCGGCCCGAGATGCGGCTGCGGATGGCGATCGACAACAAGCCGGACGCGAACCTCACCGCGTACCTCGTCGACTACGGCCCGGCCGGCTCGACCGCCGCCCCGACCGTGGTGACGCGAGGCTGGATGGACCCGCAGAACCGTAAGAGCGCCGCGCGCACCGAACCGGTCAAGCAGGGCAAGCTGTACGACTACCGGTGGACCATGGAGCCGAAGGACTACGTCTTCCCGGCTGGGCACCGGATCGGCGTGGTCGTCTTCTCCAGCGACCAGGAGTACACCCTGCTGCCGTTGGGCGGCACCGAACTGCGGGTCGCGCCGAACGACAGCGAGCTGCGACTGCCGGTGGTCGGCGGGCGGGCCGTACTCGGCTTCTGA
- a CDS encoding DUF305 domain-containing protein, with protein MRQATARTLLVVVLLVAGCGAGSRDAARTATPPATAPPATAAPTPPGTAGSFNPTDIAWLQLTAAMAERLLPVLDLVPARTTDPAWRATAARVAATQRADLDRAHRLLAEAGAPTTNPHEGHDMPGMVTAEQLAALRGASGAPLHRLLAGHLRAHLTQSVRIAASEQQNGVQPATVALAAAVARNATANLARLNKLPPPPHPPPA; from the coding sequence ATGCGTCAGGCCACAGCCCGCACCCTGCTCGTCGTCGTGCTGCTGGTCGCCGGCTGCGGCGCCGGATCACGGGACGCGGCCCGCACCGCCACACCACCGGCGACCGCGCCACCGGCGACGGCCGCGCCGACACCGCCGGGTACGGCGGGGTCGTTCAACCCGACCGACATCGCCTGGCTGCAACTGACGGCCGCCATGGCCGAACGTCTGCTGCCCGTACTCGATCTGGTGCCGGCACGCACCACCGACCCGGCCTGGCGGGCAACGGCCGCCCGGGTCGCGGCCACCCAGCGCGCGGACCTGGACCGGGCCCACCGGCTACTGGCCGAGGCTGGCGCGCCAACAACCAATCCGCACGAGGGACACGACATGCCGGGCATGGTCACCGCCGAGCAGTTGGCGGCGCTGCGGGGGGCCAGCGGTGCGCCGCTTCACCGTCTGCTCGCCGGGCACCTGCGGGCGCACCTGACGCAGTCGGTCCGAATCGCCGCCTCGGAGCAGCAGAACGGAGTCCAGCCGGCGACCGTCGCGCTCGCTGCCGCCGTGGCCCGCAACGCCACCGCCAACCTCGCCCGCCTCAACAAGCTGCCCCCACCCCCCCACCCCCCACCCGCGTGA
- a CDS encoding acetyltransferase, which yields MTDLVIRPLVAGEENLFDCMPDPLPQLRQVAYADGVAGGGYRPENTWVALRAGRLVARAAWLLPPGAVGAPWLDRFDLDAEPEVGAELLHAAHEALGGPGLYYAALPAHWRRRPEVLAVVRAPMAAARLAGLVERGERLRCSWAGTPLPASAGRYDFRPPVDAAEINALVARIAAPDVLTGVEIARVVGGVDLATDPLAWLGDATEEWRIALAAGDPVGLVGTAGDACYPLLAYLGLLDEAARPELLAEAVRVLAAGGAREVIADVESHRVAVLAELERTGFRQLRSRVTFAPPNSQE from the coding sequence ATGACTGATCTGGTCATTCGTCCGCTCGTCGCGGGCGAGGAAAACCTGTTCGACTGCATGCCCGATCCGCTGCCCCAACTGCGTCAGGTCGCGTACGCCGACGGGGTCGCCGGCGGCGGCTACCGGCCCGAGAACACCTGGGTCGCGTTGCGCGCCGGCCGGTTGGTGGCCCGGGCCGCCTGGCTCCTCCCGCCGGGCGCTGTCGGTGCCCCCTGGCTGGACCGGTTCGATCTCGACGCCGAGCCGGAGGTGGGCGCCGAGTTGCTGCACGCCGCCCACGAGGCGCTGGGCGGTCCCGGTCTGTACTACGCCGCTCTGCCGGCGCACTGGCGTCGCCGGCCCGAGGTGTTGGCCGTGGTGCGGGCACCCATGGCGGCCGCCCGGCTGGCCGGGCTGGTCGAGCGGGGAGAGCGGCTCCGCTGCTCCTGGGCGGGCACCCCGCTGCCGGCGTCCGCCGGGCGGTACGACTTCCGTCCACCCGTCGACGCGGCGGAGATCAACGCCCTGGTCGCCCGGATCGCCGCCCCGGACGTGCTGACCGGCGTCGAGATCGCCCGGGTGGTCGGCGGCGTCGACCTCGCCACCGACCCGCTGGCCTGGTTGGGCGACGCCACCGAGGAGTGGCGCATCGCCCTGGCGGCCGGCGACCCGGTCGGGCTGGTCGGCACGGCCGGCGACGCCTGCTACCCGCTGCTCGCCTATCTCGGCCTGCTCGACGAGGCGGCCCGGCCCGAGCTGCTGGCCGAGGCGGTCCGGGTGCTGGCCGCCGGCGGAGCCCGCGAGGTCATCGCCGACGTGGAGTCCCACCGGGTGGCGGTGCTGGCGGAGTTGGAACGGACCGGCTTTCGACAGTTGCGTTCCAGGGTCACCTTCGCGCCACCGAACAGCCAGGAATAG
- a CDS encoding C39 family peptidase produces MRTDLIRKTALTAAGLAFTGGAIAGPVTAAYAMSDAKPTTQTQTDRKGHGERQLGVRYEAQPNFYYCGPAATRNALSVQGKDINVDDMAKEMGTTEAGTNSINDITPVLNKETGKADAYHSVEISSPDADAKQTDQLRTDIVRTVDDGRAVVANIAGTSTDTNGVNHSYEGGHYISVVGYHDNGNTVTIADSADPNQAAYQISVEHLADWIATRGYATS; encoded by the coding sequence ATGCGTACCGATCTGATCCGTAAGACCGCCCTGACCGCTGCTGGTCTCGCGTTCACCGGCGGCGCCATCGCCGGCCCCGTCACCGCCGCCTACGCCATGTCGGACGCCAAGCCGACCACCCAGACCCAGACCGACCGCAAGGGTCACGGTGAGCGTCAGCTGGGCGTGCGCTACGAAGCCCAACCGAACTTCTACTACTGCGGCCCCGCCGCGACCCGTAACGCCCTGTCCGTGCAGGGCAAGGACATCAACGTTGACGACATGGCCAAGGAGATGGGCACCACCGAGGCCGGCACCAACTCCATCAACGACATCACCCCCGTACTGAACAAGGAAACCGGCAAGGCGGACGCCTACCACTCCGTCGAGATCAGCTCCCCGGACGCCGACGCGAAGCAGACCGACCAACTGCGCACCGACATCGTCCGCACCGTGGACGACGGGCGGGCCGTGGTCGCGAACATCGCCGGCACCAGCACCGACACCAACGGCGTCAACCACTCCTACGAAGGCGGGCACTACATCAGCGTCGTCGGCTACCACGACAACGGCAACACCGTCACCATCGCCGACTCCGCCGACCCCAACCAGGCCGCCTACCAGATCAGCGTCGAACACCTCGCCGACTGGATCGCCACCCGCGGCTACGCCACCAGCTGA
- a CDS encoding TetR/AcrR family transcriptional regulator, translated as MTRALTRKGAATRARIVAGAAAEIRERGVDEVRLEDVMAHTGTSKGQLFHYFPDGKEGLLLAVAQHEADQVLIDQEPMLSNLTSWPVWLAWRDRLIERYLAQGVKCPLNGLLGQTGRRAPGAQAIVTGLMWRWQKAITEGIRSMQSTGDIAPDVDADRAAAALLAGIQGGVLLLLSTGKIDHLEAVLDLTIDSLRAGAQTA; from the coding sequence ATGACACGGGCGTTGACCCGCAAGGGCGCGGCGACCCGGGCGCGGATCGTCGCCGGCGCGGCCGCCGAGATCCGCGAACGCGGCGTCGACGAGGTACGCCTCGAGGACGTGATGGCCCACACCGGCACCAGCAAGGGGCAGCTCTTCCACTACTTCCCGGACGGGAAGGAGGGGCTGCTGCTCGCGGTCGCCCAACACGAGGCCGACCAGGTGCTCATCGACCAGGAACCGATGCTCAGCAACCTGACGTCCTGGCCGGTCTGGCTCGCCTGGCGCGACCGACTGATCGAGCGCTACCTCGCCCAGGGGGTTAAGTGCCCGCTCAACGGTCTGCTCGGCCAGACCGGCCGGCGGGCGCCCGGCGCGCAGGCGATCGTGACCGGGCTCATGTGGCGCTGGCAGAAGGCGATCACCGAGGGCATCCGGAGCATGCAGTCCACCGGCGACATCGCCCCGGACGTCGACGCCGACCGCGCCGCCGCGGCGCTACTCGCCGGCATCCAGGGCGGCGTGCTGCTGCTGCTCTCCACCGGAAAGATCGACCATCTGGAAGCCGTCCTCGACCTCACCATCGACTCGCTGCGGGCAGGTGCCCAAACCGCCTGA
- a CDS encoding aldo/keto reductase, with the protein MNHYYLLGRSGLRVSRLALGTMNFGVDGFHAAYGKIEEEAEPIFRQYLEAGGNFIDTADFYTAGESEKILGRLIKRAGVRERLVLTSKATNTVDPSDPNASGNGRKHIMRAVEASLRRLDTDYIDLYLLHTWDRITPVEEVVHTFDDLVRAGKIRYAGLSDVPAWYAARAQSYAETHGLAPMINVQLPYSLVSRDIEAEYVTMAQTLGMGLTAWSPIGGGLLSGKYRRTGGGMSGTGRLTNPEAAGREISPTDWTVIEALESVATELGHSMAQVAINWVATQPAVASVIIGASSPEQLASNISALDFEIPADARRRLDEASAPRLGLPYPMFTPQYQSWVVSPGLGIGDKPAGYAPPVFNAVIEPGR; encoded by the coding sequence ATGAACCACTACTACCTGCTCGGGCGCTCCGGCCTGCGGGTGAGCCGGCTGGCGCTGGGCACCATGAACTTCGGCGTGGACGGGTTCCACGCCGCGTACGGCAAGATTGAGGAGGAAGCCGAGCCGATCTTCCGGCAGTACCTGGAAGCGGGTGGGAACTTCATCGACACGGCGGACTTCTACACCGCCGGCGAGAGCGAGAAGATCCTCGGCCGGCTGATCAAGCGGGCCGGCGTACGCGAGCGGCTCGTGCTCACCAGCAAGGCCACCAACACCGTCGACCCGTCCGACCCGAACGCCAGCGGCAACGGTCGTAAGCACATCATGCGGGCCGTGGAGGCGTCGCTGCGCCGGCTCGACACCGACTACATCGATCTGTACCTGCTGCACACCTGGGACCGGATCACCCCGGTCGAAGAGGTCGTGCACACCTTCGACGACCTGGTGCGCGCCGGCAAGATCCGGTACGCCGGGCTCTCCGACGTACCGGCCTGGTACGCCGCCCGGGCGCAGAGCTACGCCGAAACGCACGGGCTGGCCCCGATGATCAACGTACAGCTGCCGTACTCCCTGGTCAGCCGGGACATCGAGGCGGAGTACGTGACGATGGCCCAGACCCTGGGGATGGGACTCACCGCGTGGAGCCCGATCGGTGGCGGCCTGCTCAGCGGCAAGTACCGGCGGACCGGTGGCGGCATGAGCGGGACCGGCCGGTTGACGAACCCGGAGGCCGCGGGCCGGGAGATCAGCCCCACCGACTGGACGGTCATCGAGGCGCTGGAGAGCGTCGCCACCGAGTTGGGGCACAGCATGGCGCAGGTCGCGATCAACTGGGTGGCCACCCAGCCCGCCGTCGCCTCGGTGATCATCGGGGCGAGCAGCCCCGAACAGCTCGCCAGCAACATCAGCGCGCTCGACTTCGAGATCCCGGCCGACGCTCGACGCCGGCTCGACGAGGCCAGCGCACCGCGGCTCGGGCTGCCCTATCCGATGTTCACCCCGCAGTACCAGTCCTGGGTGGTGAGCCCCGGACTCGGCATCGGCGACAAGCCGGCGGGCTATGCGCCTCCGGTGTTCAACGCCGTCATCGAGCCCGGCAGGTAG
- a CDS encoding alpha/beta hydrolase, with amino-acid sequence MPEIIELVVGGLALVAAAVAGLYLWPVGRRGLPVAAARPLDFDTATRAAEAVIAAEAADPQVRPESRSRLLSHGSRTGRAVLLLHGYTLAPEQYAGLAEEFFDRGYNVWIPRAPQHGTADRRAHHRVQAGELTTYAAQGWAVAAALGDEVGIVGISGGAVLAAWLAQVPGTVVRHLLLLSPFFGPNPRQAPAYAIRPLILLYGRRILRDRVTSRGYSLAAVAQYLTIARTLPSRPRRSGLRTAAVAVSPLDGVVDLRAAVQVPRRIADANAIPLRVCTLPEELGIEHNTLNLAALGTDGDQWRRRYVALYEGETVSASDAPTPS; translated from the coding sequence ATGCCGGAGATCATCGAGCTTGTCGTCGGCGGGTTGGCGCTGGTCGCGGCGGCGGTCGCCGGGCTCTATCTCTGGCCGGTGGGCCGCCGAGGGCTACCGGTCGCGGCGGCCCGACCGCTCGACTTCGACACCGCCACCCGCGCCGCCGAGGCCGTCATCGCCGCCGAGGCGGCCGACCCGCAGGTCCGGCCGGAGTCGCGCAGCCGCCTCCTGAGCCACGGCTCCCGGACCGGCAGGGCCGTGCTGCTGCTACACGGGTACACCCTCGCGCCCGAGCAGTACGCCGGGTTGGCCGAGGAGTTCTTCGACCGCGGGTACAACGTCTGGATTCCCCGGGCCCCCCAGCACGGGACCGCCGACCGGCGGGCCCACCACCGGGTCCAGGCCGGTGAGCTGACGACGTACGCCGCGCAGGGGTGGGCCGTCGCGGCGGCCCTGGGAGACGAGGTCGGCATCGTGGGCATCTCCGGCGGCGCCGTGCTGGCCGCCTGGCTGGCCCAGGTGCCCGGCACCGTCGTACGGCATCTGCTGTTGCTGTCGCCCTTCTTCGGCCCGAACCCGCGACAGGCGCCGGCCTACGCGATCAGGCCGCTCATCCTGCTGTACGGGCGGCGCATCCTCCGCGACCGTGTCACGTCGCGGGGGTACTCCCTCGCCGCCGTCGCCCAGTACCTGACGATCGCCCGTACCCTGCCGAGTCGGCCCCGGCGCAGCGGTCTGCGGACCGCGGCGGTCGCGGTCAGTCCGCTCGACGGTGTGGTGGACCTCAGGGCGGCGGTCCAGGTGCCACGCCGGATCGCCGACGCGAACGCGATACCGCTGCGGGTGTGCACCCTGCCGGAGGAGTTGGGCATCGAACACAACACCCTCAACCTCGCGGCCCTCGGCACCGATGGCGACCAGTGGCGCCGGCGGTACGTCGCCCTCTACGAGGGGGAGACGGTGTCGGCGAGCGACGCGCCGACACCGTCGTAG
- a CDS encoding DUF1996 domain-containing protein — MDRAAPLSRIPRRLRLATAIGGLLVLLGTYLVSATDRADAAPGGATATPGEAAADFGVNVIRVAEFPADCTYSHRLPDDPIIFPGLPGASHMHSFFGSTVTNANTTLPDLVSSPTTCNPQVDVSSYWVPTLYRDNVAVEPAIATFYYLGEGVRADVVANTQPFPQGLRLVAGNAKATGPNDSIARWSCLHAGHVPPSKDFVNCPSGTMLESYLDFPQCWNGRDLDSPDHKSHLAYPVNQACPSTHPVPVPKLRQVLRYPVTGDPSRFRLASGPGYTMHGDFFNAWPVAELARRVQDCIRPVIKCGHDGRPI; from the coding sequence ATGGACAGGGCCGCACCCCTCTCCCGCATCCCCCGCCGACTGCGCCTCGCCACGGCGATCGGCGGTCTGCTGGTGCTACTCGGCACGTACCTGGTCTCCGCCACCGACCGGGCCGACGCCGCCCCCGGAGGAGCCACCGCCACCCCCGGAGAAGCCGCCGCCGACTTCGGCGTCAACGTCATCCGGGTCGCCGAGTTCCCCGCCGACTGCACCTACAGCCACCGGCTGCCGGACGACCCGATCATCTTCCCCGGGCTGCCCGGGGCCTCGCACATGCACAGCTTCTTCGGCAGCACGGTGACGAACGCCAACACCACCCTCCCCGACCTGGTCAGCTCCCCCACCACCTGCAATCCCCAGGTGGACGTCTCGTCGTACTGGGTGCCGACCCTGTACCGGGACAACGTCGCGGTGGAACCGGCGATCGCCACGTTCTACTACCTGGGTGAGGGCGTACGCGCCGACGTCGTCGCGAACACCCAACCGTTTCCGCAGGGGCTGCGACTCGTCGCCGGCAACGCGAAGGCCACCGGGCCGAACGACAGCATCGCCCGCTGGTCGTGCCTGCACGCCGGGCACGTGCCACCGTCGAAGGACTTCGTCAACTGCCCGTCCGGCACGATGTTGGAGTCGTACCTGGACTTCCCGCAGTGTTGGAACGGTCGGGACCTCGACTCGCCGGATCACAAGAGTCACCTGGCGTACCCGGTGAACCAGGCCTGCCCCAGCACTCACCCGGTGCCCGTGCCGAAGTTGCGCCAGGTGCTGCGGTACCCGGTCACCGGCGATCCGTCACGGTTCCGGCTGGCCTCCGGGCCGGGCTACACAATGCACGGCGACTTCTTCAACGCCTGGCCGGTGGCCGAGCTGGCCCGTCGGGTCCAGGACTGCATCCGTCCCGTCATCAAGTGCGGTCACGACGGTCGGCCGATCTGA
- a CDS encoding SDR family oxidoreductase: MDLSNRTVLIVGGTSGIGRELARRFAAAGSTVAVGGRSPEALSELAGEGFGTFSIDVTDGASVASVRDAVLARYPELDTVVTMSGVMLLEDLRDPEHFGAAQATIDTNLLGTIRVIDAFTPHLVRRGAGTFITVTSGIAFLPFPPMPSYAASKAAVHAYTEALRAQLDGTGVGVVELVPPAVATAGQEKVNPHALPLDDFATEVMHLLSANPTPHEILVKGVLMHRWAERDGTYDDLVAQRSKALAMLPGREG, from the coding sequence GTGGATCTCTCCAACCGCACCGTTCTCATCGTCGGCGGAACCTCGGGTATCGGGCGGGAGCTGGCCCGGCGGTTCGCCGCGGCGGGCAGCACCGTGGCCGTTGGCGGCCGCAGCCCCGAGGCACTCTCGGAGCTCGCCGGGGAAGGTTTCGGCACGTTCAGCATCGACGTCACCGATGGTGCCTCTGTCGCCTCTGTTCGGGATGCCGTGCTGGCCCGTTACCCCGAGCTGGACACGGTGGTGACGATGTCGGGTGTCATGCTCCTGGAGGACCTGCGCGACCCGGAGCACTTCGGGGCGGCGCAGGCGACGATCGACACCAACCTGCTCGGCACCATCCGGGTCATCGACGCCTTCACCCCGCACCTGGTTCGTCGGGGCGCCGGCACCTTCATCACCGTCACCTCCGGCATCGCCTTCCTGCCGTTTCCGCCCATGCCGAGCTACGCCGCCTCCAAGGCCGCGGTGCACGCCTACACCGAGGCGCTGCGCGCGCAGCTCGACGGCACCGGGGTCGGCGTCGTCGAGCTCGTTCCCCCGGCCGTCGCCACCGCGGGCCAGGAGAAGGTGAACCCGCACGCGCTGCCACTCGACGACTTCGCCACCGAGGTCATGCACCTGCTCTCGGCGAATCCCACCCCGCACGAGATCCTGGTGAAGGGTGTTCTCATGCACCGTTGGGCCGAGCGTGACGGCACATACGACGATCTCGTCGCGCAGCGCTCGAAGGCCCTGGCGATGCTCCCCGGCCGCGAAGGCTGA